The following is a genomic window from Corvus moneduloides isolate bCorMon1 chromosome 7, bCorMon1.pri, whole genome shotgun sequence.
TGGCTCAATTATCTtagtactttttttctgctcctgtcGGCAATTCTCACCTCGATTTTGGGCCCAGAAATGTAAGCCCATTTTGGTCTTTGTAGTTGCAGAAACTTAACTCCATGACTAAATgttcatatttgaaaaaaaacctggttAGTAGTTTGGTCCCCGCTGACCAGCTATCTGGGACATTGCATTATATAATGCCTTTTTGAGAAAGAATTTTACAAGTAATAGAACATTATTTTTAGCAATTAAATGTATGTGTGTTACATTTTGGTTATCTCTAGCACGAAAGTGCTTGTTATTATGTAGGCTATAGGGGATGTACAAGGGGAAGCAGTTGTCAGTCGTTTTTGCATTTTGGAGTCCTACATGCTTTTCAGTGGCTGGCTGCTCAACAAAAGCAGATCAAACAATCTTACTCTTTTGTAGAGATTTATGGACACAGTCCATAAATCATGCACGTATACTGAAAGCCATTGATCAGAAGAGGAGTCTTCAGCTGAAGTGGTGCTGTGGAGTTCGATGTGTTACCACCGTTAAAAGATTTTGACACAATGTACCTtacattatttaatttattacatgGACTGCAATATGTTCACTGCACTGTGTGTTCTTTTGACTATTTCCTGTTGAGCAAAGTGATTCTGAGCTGAGGAATGATCTTTTAACACTTGCCAGttaaaacagaagggaaaatatttgtgtagaAGATTATGTTGTACCCCTTTTTTCCACTCCCAGTTTGTATAAGGTAGTCTGAGAGCTCATTATGCAAGACTGGTGCTTACTGATAAAACCGTAGGGAAACTCCCTCTCTTGACTAACCTTTGGTAGTTACAGAGCTGGTAGGAACAAATTGCATTGTTGCTTGTAGGTTAAGATTACAGAGACTGGATGGAGCAAGAAGGTTTAAGTCCAGTCAGATAGGAATGCAAAGGACAGGCATTTTCACTTCATTAATCCATTCAGAAACCTACCTTAAAGTATTTAAGATCTAGTTCAGTtacaagtaatttaaaatatgtcatttagaagaaaaaaaattatggttcTCGGTAATGCTTTAGTTATAAAGAGGACTTGgatttttaatacagaatttcCGTGGAGAGAACACTTGATTATAGGTTAACTCAAAAACTTCTGGGACAGAGCAGTCAAATTTGTATTTGGTTTTGATTAGGGCTAATGAATAAGAAAGGTTTCTAttgggtggggtttttggttttttttttttttttgttttgtttttttttcatataggTATGAAATTCTTGTGTGTCATGCACTTTTGAGATCGATCCAGGGACTAACCCCTGCTTATCTGAGGAGGCATAACAAAGAAGTTAACTGTAAACTAATCAGATGTATGGGATATAGTGTTGTTTCTAGAtgactttaaaatacaaaaattgaaCTGGTGTCATGGtatgagaaaaatattcctATCCTTTATGATACAACATAGTAAACATTTTATGATAAATGAATTataagttttggggtttttttcagtggagGGATAGGATCAAGTGTAGTttataaaattgttttgaatgttttccTGATCACATTTTTCAGCTACTGAAAATAGACACCAAAACCAGAATACCTTATGTAGGGCTTTAATTGTTACGTTCTGATAAATGTCAGATGTTAAATAGTCTTAAGCTgaactgaaggaagaaaacaagctgAGATTTTCATattgcttggtttggttttgagtACTTTGTTGTCACTTTTAAGAAATGGTGATGGGAGCTACTGTGTCGGTGGTACTAATAGTTCATAGAAAGAGAATGGACAAATAATCACTTGAAAGTGCTGCTTAGTGTTAATAAAATGGTTgcatttctgttatttctattaattttgCCAATCTCAATGATTATTCTATGGAGCAAATTAAATTGCAGTCTCTTTCCTCAGTTGTAATCTATTCATTGAAATTCAGCTTGTTTTAGTGGCCAGAGGTGCTTTTGTTGTCATGGAGACCCTTTCTATACCTGTGGGGCTTTTTGCATAACACTTGAAAGTGAGGCCTTTACTTCTGATCTCTTGCTGCAGTATCTAAGTTAGGGTAATGCCTCAAAAGCCTTAGacttcaccttttttttgtcCTAGGTCAAATGAGAGGACAGATGAGGGAGCTGCTATAAAGTActttaaaaagcccaaaacaacaaaactttcCTTTTACAGTGGTTCTCTCTAAGCCTGTTTCACTTCTTGGCTATCTCTTGAGGTTTCTTATGAAAGGTTTCCAGATTTGTTACTGCCTCCACTTCCCTATATTTTCAATATTCAGATCAGATACTGCGTTATTTTTGAGTTACAAGATGCATATGATAAGCCTGTTGTTCTTCAGGAATCCAGTGTATTGAATAGTTCCAGTAGAGACTGGAGAATTGGAGAAAGAGACACCCGTGAAACTCCTTGGAAGCTTACAGCGTCGTCTCCAACTCGCTACTCAGGGACACTTGATCATCCACATTCTGGAACATTTTTGGGAAGCAGAAGCAGATTGGTGAGAACTGTTAATGTGTgataattggaaaaaaatattgaaaccCCAGGGTTTTACTTTAGCTTTCCCAATCTGAAAAGCTGCCAGCAGGTGCTCGCTGTAGAGTTTCTAGAGAAGTAGATCTTACTAATTCAAGGTGGAGCAAAAGCTAGAAGATAGCAGTGTAAAAAAACAGAGGATGAAAGTAGTGATGTATATTAGTTTTACTAAGAGTTAAGAAATACATTTGAAGTCAGTAGCTCTGtaaaagttcattttaaaagggaaaaggagggggtgGTTAGAATCTCATACATGTTATAGTTCTGTGGATGGCAAAGTTGATAATATTTATACTTGTTCCATCAGGTATTTCCAGAGGGGATGTTTTTGGGATGGCACTACCTTTGTGAGTTAACACAAAGTTCATGAGTTTGGAGACCTGCTTTAGGAAATTTAATTGTGAGGTGTACTTCATAGTCTGCTTGTTCTTACTGTGAAAGAATGGTTACCTGAGATTCAAAACTCAGGCCCTAATAGCTTGTCTTAACTGGATTCTAGAATGTGCCTTTGTAACTCCGGGAATAAAGTAGTTCGCTTGTGACGTGCTCGTGCATTCTAGAATGACAGTAAAACACTTCAAAGCGCAGTAGAAATACTAAgataggaaaagcagaaaactgaacAGGTTTGGTGGGACAACGGTGAAGTAAAAATTCTGCTCACTTTGAAAGGGAAAGATGTTTGGGTTCATAAGAGTGCTCTCATTGTTAAAGAGGTGTTGGTTTTCTTAGGTGACTTGAAAGTGAAGACAACTGAGATATTGGGGGGTGAGGAGGCAGGAACTAGTGTGCATATGTTGGCCTTCAGAGGAAGTTATGGTAGATGTCTACATATAGTTGAAATGCAAATAGAATCTGTGGTTCTAAGTGGTCTACATATCTAGTTAAATTGGTGCTGTAAAGTTTTCAAGatgaaaaccctttttttccccattaagGTTAATTATTCTCTTAAAGTAAATTCTAATTCAAGTGAACCTTGCAGAAGACACTGAAAATTCCGCATGTCAAATAGTAAATGATTAACAGACAAGTGATATGTTAAATAGAAGATTAGTGACGGAAAGTAACCTGGCTTCATACTTGGTTTCTGATGTTAGTTTCTGTCTCCctatctggttttttttatgaTGGGATGAGGGAAATACTTAGAGACTTCTTAGTTTGAAAGAGTCAGAAGTTGTGCCTTAAACTTAGTAAATGCAGTAACTaagtagaaataaaatgcagataTAACATACTCTAATTTGGTTGATCTTTAAAGGATCTTGGTTGTAGATAGTTTCTGGGAAGGCAAATAATTCAGCTTTTTGATTGAGCtcaactgtttcttttttatatgaaaaaataaacccaaagcatttcaaatagaaaataaatggcTTGACTGTAAGTAACCAGACAAACTGCTTTGTAGGCTAtttcaaactatttttctaAGTCCTATAGTACTAGTTtctgaaaactgttttgtttcagtGCTGTACACTGCAAAAATTGTTTTGTACCTGTTCTGTACTCTGAACTCCTTCGGTTGCATTTGAGCTTATTGTaaccaaaatatatttgtttcaaAGAGTTTTCCTGAAGCTCACTCCTTAGCTAATTATATTTTAGGttgatgaaaaattattttatttaacagtttaACTAATCCAACTTATGTAGCTCTTCAGTTTTGGCCATTTCTGGACAACAAAATATGTTCCTGTGGGGATCTGTAAAGCTATATTTGATTGTGCTTATAGCATCTTACAAGCcaggaatataattttttcccccctttttacAACAATTTTTTGTTGTAAGCCACATCTATCTGTAAAGGAAATATAATGTTGAATGTTATAGAAACTGACTTTGGTTGGTAGGGCTGTATTGAATAAACATGGAAATACTAATCAAGAGCACAAGCCTAATTCCTAcgttatttttaaagaaaaggtcTTGTATCTAAAGTTATTCTTTACAATTTATGTGAGTTTTACAGTATGCATGCTTTTGTGCCGTGTAAGTGCATCTGGTATActatgtaatttattttttaatgttatttcagTCTGCATCTTCTTCCTCTCATTTTACATCTGGGCGTTACGGTGAGTCTGAGAGAACTCAGGGAGCATATTCAAGACTGCATAGCCAGCAGCAAGATAGCGATTCAAAGAGACCTAAGCTATCTTGTACAtctacctcttctgtgagaagtAATGGCTTGACTGCCTTTTCAGGTGAGAGGTTGATTACTTGAGCTGAATTACATCATAATTGTCTGAGTAGTAAGATCAGGTTTTACCAAGTTTTAAAAGACTCGCTTCAAATATTATGCTTATATCTTTCCTAAATAATAAAGATTTATGCCTGTCTGAAGAGTGTGTTCACAATGATAGCAGTATCCAAAGTTCTGAGTATGCTGTTAACATGGTCTTTTGAAAATCCAATTGTACTTGTTTGTTTCAGAATTACTACCTGTACCTATTCCATTTGTGGTCAAGCTGAACTTGATGGCTCAAACACACCTTAATTGGTTAAGATTTCAAGAAAAGAATGAGTGCAGCTGCTCTTATTTCATGAGTCAAATTGTGTTGATACATCAGTGTGTACCAGGGACAGCAGAAAGGAAATCTTTACCATACTTAGCAATATGTTCAAGCACAGTGTCATGGCTGGTTAGAGCCCTGTTGTTAGGGGTCAGGGAAGAAAGCACTCCTTTTTTAGCAGGGCCTGAACTCATTCTTTAGGTCCCATTGTAAAGAAATACTCTGCACTAAGAGCTCTTTCATGAAAACCTGAGATTTTCGTTAAAGCTGCGAGTAAGTTCATGGAAGTTGGATAGACAGAATTTATGCAATGCGCCAACAAAAGTCTAAAACTCAGGAAGTAACGGTCAAAACCTTACACTGAAAATTTTTCTAAACTGTTTTGATACAGATCATTGGATTAATTTAGATTACCCTTACGAGTATGGattaatggggttttttatatcCCCTTATGGAATTGCACAGCCgtccaaataaaaataagttcTTGCTCAAACCTCAGTATTATTGATACTTTCTTACTCCATTAATAAAACGACAACCATTAACATTTCTCACTATGGTGTAGGACTGTTTATCTTTCCATTTCTACTCTGGTTGGTCGTCACACTGCCGACCAATGAGTGCTTAAATTTGGTTTGGTAAGTTAGCAAATAATATAAAGGTGAATTTTCCAGGGCTGTTGAAGAAGATTCTTTTGGAACAAGAGTTTTGTCCACAGCTGATGTGTGTACAGTTTGCTATGCAGCTGTTAGAGCTGTTAACAAAAAACAAGATCTCTTTTTTACACTGAAGCATTTTGCTCTGTAATATGAACAAACAGTATTAGTCATTGTTCTTAAAGTTGTGTCTAAACTGCATTTAAGCTTCATCATCTGTTTTTATGAGAAATGAAACTTCATGTTAAGTCGTGTCAAGTGGAATGGCAGCATTTGCTAAGTCTCAAGCTGCTGTTTTGCTATAATGtgaaacctttttaaaaactagCTACCATTAGGAAGCAAGATGCTacctctcttcctcttctgtccTGTAAGAGTGTCTGACTCTTCCCAAAAGTATTACTACTTTTTGTTAGATTCAGCTTTCAGAACTAACTTGCTGCAAGATGAAGTAAGTGCCAGCATCAGCAGAGTGCCCTTAGCTTTATGTTGGCAGCTGGGTCCTTGGTCAGCTTAGTGGTAATGTTAAACTTGCCCTTGATAGGAATAACAAAAATGCCTGTGTAAGTGCCAGCTTTAATGGATTTTTAGATGATTACTAAAACGGGGGATTTATTTACTTTTGCTTTCCAGATTCCTCATGGAGATGCAGTAGGATTCCTAGATCTTCATCAGTAATGCTTGGCTCCCTTGGAACTGATCTGGTGAGAGAGCGAACACAGTTAGAAAGAACAGATCTATCTGTTAATAACCTGGTGGATCCCAGCTACAGAAACAGTGACTTTTCACCTTCAACATGTACGTTTTGTGTAACCAAAAGCTCGTAAACCTACAGTTTGTATGGCTTTTCATATCTTAACATGTtcgtagaatcacagaatgatttggtttggaagggaccttttgttccaccccctgccatgggcagggacaccttccactatctcaggttgttccaagccccatccaacctggccttgaacacttccagggatgggatgtccgaaacttctctgggcatgttcttttaatattttattcaaaacacgaaatatattttaaagtatccttttaaataaagttgGTTGGCCGCTTTCCGTGCGTTGAACAAACCATCAAAGGATATGTGAATGGTCTAGCTTGTAGATGCATTCAGTCATGTGAAAGTGGTGTCGGTGGTCGCCACTGTAACTCCGTGATTAGTCTGTAAAGCCCTTTTCTTGTTTATATTAAAATCTCTTGGGGTTTAGgtatgggaaaagaaataacGTTGATTTGGCCCAGGAAAGTTTTTTCTTAAAGGTGCATATTATCTCTTTTTATTTGGGTTCTCAAATGGTTATTAGGGAAAACTGCTAGaccactgaaaataaaaatggataaACACACACTTTACATGAGGTGAGAGTAGAGTGTCATAGCAACTGCTAGGACTAGTAAGGACTTCTGCATTGtaattttcactttctgttCAGAGTGCTGTGGCCTTCTAGAGCTGTCTCAGGGGAAGCTCATCATTAGTCTTGATCTGCAAACTTTTGCAGATGCATTGGTGGTATTCTGTAatgcagaagttaaaaaaagtACCACGTTAATAAGTATAGAAGATGagcagaaaagataaaatcaaCTTTGAGAATTTGTCCTGTAGTCTTACCTCGACAGGAGGGTGTATTTTAATGTCATCATACTCTTAACACTTTTTAATAAGTGGACAGTTTGACTACTCTGCCTGGTAGAGCCTAGTGGGAGAAGTGGATTGGTGAGCAACCTTGCTTTGTACTGTCCATGCTGCATTTCTAGCAGTAGTGCTGTTACTATGTGCTATAAAAAGAACTCCCAACTGTGTTCCCTGATGTGTTATCAAAAGCATATGATAGATGCTTGGCATCTGTGCAGATGTTTTGTTAGCTGGAATCTGCCAGATAAATAGCGCTTATCTTCAGCGGTAAATGGTGATTGCAACGCAGAACCCATTAAAGGAAAGTCACCAAAACTACAAAGATGAAAGTTTTTAATTCCAGAATACATAGAGAGCTTCTGTTTCCTACCTTCATCTATCCTTGCttgttcttccttcccccttttcccacccacAACCCCTCAGTGCAGCCATTTGAGGAAGGAGACTAGCCACCTCAGCCGCTTCATGTGAGCTACAGTTCATATACAGTGGAATTCTCAGTGTGTTGAGATACTCAGGCAGCATTTACAGAAGATACACTTTTAAGAATGATAGAGTGGATTGGGTTGGTAGAGACCTTTAAAGTCctctagtccaacccccctgcaataagcagggacatcttcagctAGGACAGGTTGCTTAGAGCCCTGTTgaacctgaccttgaatgttttcTGATGTGTTTGAGCACATCTTGTCATggtattttcctctgcttttctgcaaCAGATCTTCGAGACAGGCCTGCCTCTTCATATGCAGAGGGAGCAAGACCAAAAGAGAACTCATTAAGCACTTTGAGGCTGAATGCACCCATGAACCACCAGTTGCCTTCTGATCATCAGCCATCTTTTTTCAGCAGAGACTCTAACATGAGCTCTTCAAGATCCAGCTATTCTTCAAGACAAAGGAGAAATGAATTGGAATCTCCCCAGAAGAGTGTACAGCCAGCATTTTCTCTTACTGCCATTAGAGATGAAACCCCTTCCTCCAGTGGTTCCGACAGGGTTTTATCTTCTCAGAGGTCATTGAATGAGTCTGCAGCTGATAGTGAAGGGAGGCGCACGACCAGACAGCTGCTGTCTCGTTTAGCATCTAGTATGTCATCTACATTTTTCTCTCGAAGGTCTAGCCAAGACCCATTGCATACGAGATCATTAGGCTCTGAAGAGTCAACGGTGGTCCCAAGAGTTCAAGCTACTACTCTGTCAAGTAGTAATGGAGCTGCAACTCCGGAAGTTACAGGGCTTCAGTCATCCGAAGCTTCTCAGGGGTTTAGCTTTCTTGGACGAAGATGGGGTTTATCAGGAGTTTCACAGAATCGCAGCTCTGATTCTGATGGGGAAAGTTACAGACCAGACACTGAAAGTAGGAGCACAGGATCGTGGCTGTCGTCCTCTTTGAGGAACAGATGTACACCTCTCTtttccagaagaagaagagaaggaagagatgaATCTGCAAGGATCTCTACCTCTGATACAACTGCTAGATCACAGCATGTCTTTAGAAGGAGAGAGTCAGGTGAGGAGACTTCTCTCGAAGCATCAGATAGCCCTCCTCGGGCTTCTGTCAGTGGACCACCCACACCTGCAGTATCTGTTATTTCTACAGCTACTGCCTCCCCACCAGATTCAGCCCGCAGTGGAAGAAGTTCGGGAATTCTGCCTGGTTCTCTCTTTCGCTTTGCAGTGCCTCCAACATTAGGAAGCAGTCTGTCTGACAATCTTATGATAACTGTAGATATTATTCCCTCTGGCTGGAATCAGTCTGATGGACAAGAAAGTGGCAAGTCTAAAATACCACCTTCAAGAGATCCAGAAAGGCtccagaaaattaaagaaaggtAAGTTAGTATGTTCTTTGGTGATAGTGAAATGTACCTGTTTTAACATGAAAGGGCTTTCTGCAatcatgattttaaaagaaaaccctcCCTTAGAGGAGGCGGCAACTGAGTCCCCTGTCACCTGTGTTCTCACTTTTGTCTTTAAAGAAACTTGTTTTAATTCTCGTAGGTTTGAGAATAGTTTGATACGTGGAATTTTCATTATAAACAGTCCTGCATGAAATGTCATAGCATTTGTTGGTATTCCGTCCTATTCAGCCTGCTTTTAGAAGATTCTGAAGATGAAGAGGGTGACTTATGTAGAATCTGTCAGATGTCCTCTGCAAGTTCTGACAACCTTTTAATAGAGCCATGCAAATGCACTGGAAGTCTGCAGTATGTTCACCAGGAGTGCATGAAAAAATGGCTGAAGTCGAAGATAAATTCAGGTAAAGCAGACTCTAGACCAAGGTAGACTTCCCGTTATATAGGGATGCTCATCAGAAGAAGGATTGCACTGAGGTCTTTAAATACTGAGGTATTTAGTTGAAAAGCGAGCAGTGGGGACGAACAGTAGTATGGCACTTCCCAGGctttttgtgtgtctgtgcagcTTCTCATGTGAGTAGTTCCAAGAACTGTATTTCTTGTTCAGAGACCTACATTTTTTGGGATTGTCTACAAAGATATTAGACAAAGTATAACACTGTAGAAGTGTAGCTTTAGAATTACTCTCCCACTTCAGTGGCATTTGGGTGGCATTTTGTTCCCTATTCTTCCTTACGGAAGTGGTTGTGCTTTTTTTCAAGACTTTTATAGCTGAGCTAACTGTTAGCAGTGATAGGAACTTGAAAATCCAAACCTGATTTTGAATTGCAACTAGACTTaagtactttttttaaagatactCACTCCTGTTCATGGCACTTTAAAACTCCTTGTTCAAAAATTACTTCTAAGTGCATATATAATTCTTCAAGAAACGCTTCAGATAGTTACAAAACGGTCAATCAAGTtgttacaaaaatatttctacaggATGCACTATCTGCAGTATTCTTAAGACTTAAAAGTAGCTTGATAGAAGACATTAAATACTTTGTACCAAAGGAGGGTGCTAGTATCTGTTGACTTTTTTACTCAGCGCTAGAGGGTATGTATCAGAGTAGGGATGCATTAGAAGCCTCACCctttagaagaaattaatttgaagtaTTTAACTGTAGATAAAGACATAAGTCCACTATCAGCTTGCTATGTTCATCTTGTTTTAAAACTGGTACTTAAGACAAAATGTTACTTAACAATAACTTTGTTCTGGTATATTTAGTCTTACTTTTGTGTGTATTTGGATTACACAGTAAAATTCAGAAAGCCCAAGAAGCAATTTTATGCCAGACTTGCAGGAAGAGGCATATTATGTCCAGAGTGAATGGGAGGCAAAATAGGTGCAGCTGGACAGAGAATAAACATTCTACATTATTTAACTTAGGACAGTAGCAGATGTCGCTACATTCCTATTAGaggctttcttttcttctaacCTTGCTCTgcaaaataaagccaaaaattACGTAgagtttttaatgtttatatGGGTGTGTCGTATGTTACAGATTGTTGAAACTTGACACTGAGTTTTCCCCTTGCCTGCCTCCCCACCAGGTTCTTCTTTGGAAGCAGTGACAACTTGTGAATTGTGCAAGGAGAAGTTGCATCTTAATCTGGAAGGCTTTGACGTTCATGAACTCTATAGGGCACATGCAAATGAACAAGTTAGTATGTTTTACCTAATTTGGTAAGTAAGTGTTGGTTTAGTGCTGGGAGGGCAGCCTTCTTTAGAGAAGGCAGATGCATCTCCGTTTCGGAAGGACTGTTAGGCATATAAAGTAATGTTAATGCGGAACAGATTTTCCTCCTCAATATTCCGATTGTCTCTACCTTCCTGCTATGCTTCCTAGAGCTGAGCTTTCAGTAAGTGTAATACATCTCTTTTCTTAGTCGCACATCTGTCATCTGGCTTTGTAATCCAGTGTCTCCACCACATAGGTGCAGTGTGAATTCTGGCATGATTAGATTGAATTTCACATTAAGTCAGGAGTTGTCATAGCTTTTAGCTGGTTTTGAACACAGTTTAGCAGTTGTTTTAAACATGCAATTACAAACTTTTGTTTCATTAGAAACTAACCTCTAACTAGGTAGAAACTAACCTCTGTTCTAGCAGTTTGTAACTGCTCCTTCAAATAATTTCCCAAACTAAAAAGAATCAAAGGCCCATTGGTATTGCTCTTGTTCTTGAAAATACATTATCTTAGAACTAGTGGATTGGGTACTATTTAAAAATGAGTAAATAACACAAAGCTGTTGttttttattaactttattCAGGGGGTTTTTCCGTCTTACCTGGGTTGTATTCTGATGATGTACAAAGACTAATGATACTGGCCTACCTCAgatgtttaaagaaaataccGAGTGACATCAGTTTTTTGGGGCAAAACATCAgcctctaattttttttattatttaaactaATTTCTTACCTTAGTACTCTAATTCGTATCAATTGGGGCGGTCTCTGAAAAGTCTTTCTCGAGAGTGCCATCATCTTGTTTTAGTACTAGTGCTTATTGGTTGCTGTCACAGCACTTTATTTGAAATAAGAaccttgaaatttttttctaaagagttGACTAAATTATCTGTTCAGCAGtagcatttttaaagtttttcctTTATCTTAGCAGGTAAAGGaatttctcaaatatttatgaCATCATAACATTCTTAAAATAT
Proteins encoded in this region:
- the MARCHF7 gene encoding E3 ubiquitin-protein ligase MARCH7 isoform X5; protein product: MESKPSRIPRRISVQASSSPLGSRSGNSLSGAYSTRESSWRLESGYQESSVLNSSSRDWRIGERDTRETPWKLTASSPTRYSGTLDHPHSGTFLGSRSRLSASSSSHFTSGRYGESERTQGAYSRLHSQQQDSDSKRPKLSCTSTSSVRSNGLTAFSDSSWRCSRIPRSSSVMLGSLGTDLVRERTQLERTDLSVNNLVDPSYRNSDFSPSTYLRDRPASSYAEGARPKENSLSTLRLNAPMNHQLPSDHQPSFFSRDSNMSSSRSSYSSRQRRNELESPQKSVQPAFSLTAIRDETPSSSGSDRVLSSQRSLNESAADSEGRRTTRQLLSRLASSMSSTFFSRRSSQDPLHTRSLGSEESTVVPRVQATTLSSSNGAATPEVTGLQSSEASQGFSFLGRRWGLSGVSQNRSSDSDGESYRPDTESRSTGSWLSSSLRNRCTPLFSRRRREGRDESARISTSDTTARSQHVFRRRESGEETSLEASDSPPRASVSGPPTPAVSVISTATASPPDSARSGRSSGILPGSLFRFAVPPTLGSSLSDNLMITVDIIPSGWNQSDGQESGKSKIPPSRDPERLQKIKESLLLEDSEDEEGDLCRICQMSSASSDNLLIEPCKCTGSLQYVHQECMKKWLKSKINSGSSLEAVTTCELCKEKLHLNLEGFDVHELYRAHANEQADYEFISSGLYLVVLLHLCEQRFSDMLGTANEASTRVRFINLARTLQAHMEDIETSEDDSED
- the MARCHF7 gene encoding E3 ubiquitin-protein ligase MARCH7 isoform X1, with product MESKPSRIPRRISVQASSSPLGSRSGNSLSGAYSTRESSWRLESGYQESSVLNSSSRDWRIGERDTRETPWKLTASSPTRYSGTLDHPHSGTFLGSRSRLSASSSSHFTSGRYGESERTQGAYSRLHSQQQDSDSKRPKLSCTSTSSVRSNGLTAFSDSSWRCSRIPRSSSVMLGSLGTDLVRERTQLERTDLSVNNLVDPSYRNSDFSPSTYLRDRPASSYAEGARPKENSLSTLRLNAPMNHQLPSDHQPSFFSRDSNMSSSRSSYSSRQRRNELESPQKSVQPAFSLTAIRDETPSSSGSDRVLSSQRSLNESAADSEGRRTTRQLLSRLASSMSSTFFSRRSSQDPLHTRSLGSEESTVVPRVQATTLSSSNGAATPEVTGLQSSEASQGFSFLGRRWGLSGVSQNRSSDSDGESYRPDTESRSTGSWLSSSLRNRCTPLFSRRRREGRDESARISTSDTTARSQHVFRRRESGEETSLEASDSPPRASVSGPPTPAVSVISTATASPPDSARSGRSSGILPGSLFRFAVPPTLGSSLSDNLMITVDIIPSGWNQSDGQESGKSKIPPSRDPERLQKIKESLLLEDSEDEEGDLCRICQMSSASSDNLLIEPCKCTGSLQYVHQECMKKWLKSKINSGSSLEAVTTCELCKEKLHLNLEGFDVHELYRAHANEQADYEFISSGLYLVVLLHLCEQRFSDMLGTANEASTRVRIFVKASDYTVLFQQLLKMILKTDAGRTFILQETNRIAAEMLNWQEHQHAFVLFLSLVKSALNITVVFEALLNSKSTAAQWSSVRT